The Sphingorhabdus sp. Alg231-15 genome has a segment encoding these proteins:
- a CDS encoding AmpG family muropeptide MFS transporter, giving the protein MSEQLADIGWRKVLPDGVRPYSEAAPLSAFFLGISSALPLTMIAATLTTRLAQAGIEKSTVTAFALTFLAYNFKWLWAPIIDVVKLPIIGRMGQRLSWLIVTAAMAMAAIIYLGSLDPTADIIAVAVAATMVGVAGATFDVVIDAYRIELLEPEQLGVGSGMSQYGWRIGAASAGAVALVIAARSNWSIAYYVCSLFALFAVFVGLIMREPARRQEPQPLKGPIQAAIAYVSPLVEFFKRSGAPVVLLFVLVHKIGDTLANLTFRLLFEDLGFSNDEIAFYDVSLGFIAFLIGIFVGGIVYSRLGMKKAVMLSLVLMAVSNLSFAGLAASGHNNWAMAAAIGFENFASGIGGVAVVAYLSALCNLSFTATQFALLSAAASILGRFLTGTTAGSLIEWMGYVNFYLLTTIAAFPGVIMFWLMIRSGLVDRSLGTAGTEHAVDDDAKSVT; this is encoded by the coding sequence GTGAGTGAACAGTTAGCAGACATCGGATGGCGCAAGGTTTTACCTGACGGCGTCCGGCCCTATAGTGAAGCAGCGCCTTTATCGGCTTTCTTTTTGGGCATTTCGTCAGCGCTACCTCTGACAATGATCGCCGCAACCCTGACAACGCGATTGGCTCAGGCAGGGATCGAGAAATCCACGGTGACGGCCTTTGCGCTTACGTTTCTTGCCTATAATTTCAAATGGCTCTGGGCTCCGATTATCGACGTTGTGAAACTTCCGATTATCGGGCGAATGGGGCAGCGTCTATCTTGGCTTATCGTTACAGCAGCTATGGCAATGGCAGCGATTATCTATCTGGGATCTCTGGATCCCACGGCAGATATCATCGCGGTCGCAGTGGCCGCGACCATGGTGGGTGTTGCGGGGGCAACCTTTGACGTTGTGATCGACGCTTATCGCATCGAATTGCTCGAGCCCGAACAATTGGGCGTCGGGTCTGGCATGTCTCAATATGGTTGGCGCATTGGCGCGGCTTCAGCGGGCGCCGTAGCACTGGTGATTGCGGCGCGCAGCAATTGGTCGATCGCTTATTATGTCTGTTCGCTGTTCGCGCTGTTCGCCGTATTTGTCGGGCTGATCATGCGTGAGCCAGCTCGGCGCCAAGAACCACAGCCACTCAAAGGACCGATCCAGGCCGCGATTGCTTATGTCAGTCCACTGGTTGAGTTTTTCAAACGCTCTGGTGCGCCAGTGGTTTTGTTGTTCGTATTGGTCCACAAAATTGGCGATACGCTGGCCAATTTGACATTCCGCCTGTTGTTCGAAGACCTCGGTTTCTCCAATGACGAAATCGCTTTTTATGATGTCAGTCTTGGCTTTATTGCCTTTTTGATCGGAATATTTGTAGGCGGTATCGTCTATTCCCGATTGGGTATGAAGAAAGCTGTTATGCTTAGCCTTGTGCTCATGGCGGTCAGCAATCTCTCTTTCGCAGGGCTGGCGGCGAGCGGGCATAATAATTGGGCCATGGCCGCAGCCATTGGTTTTGAGAATTTCGCCAGCGGCATCGGCGGTGTCGCCGTCGTCGCTTATCTGTCCGCACTTTGCAATCTGAGCTTCACAGCTACCCAATTCGCCTTGCTTTCGGCCGCTGCCAGTATCTTGGGACGTTTCCTCACGGGAACGACAGCAGGGTCACTGATTGAATGGATGGGCTACGTGAATTTCTATCTGTTGACCACAATAGCCGCGTTCCCCGGGGTTATCATGTTCTGGCTGATGATCAGATCGGGATTGGTAGACCGGTCCTTGGGCACTGCGGGCACCGAACATGCGGTTGATGATGATGCAAAGAGCGTGACCTAG
- a CDS encoding pseudouridine synthase, which translates to MAQLILFNKPHNVLSQFTDRGTETTRETLSDYIDMPGVYPAGRLDRDSEGLMLLTDDGKLQARISDPKFKMPKTYLVQIEGEVSDASLGQLRQGVRLKDGLTRPADVEQIPAPSLWPRDPPVRFRKTVPDCWLKLTIREGRNRQVRRMTAAVGHPTLRLVRWRIGDWSLDELQPGEWRKIDL; encoded by the coding sequence ATGGCGCAACTGATATTGTTCAACAAACCCCATAATGTGTTGTCACAATTCACGGACCGCGGAACCGAGACAACGCGCGAGACGTTGTCGGACTACATCGATATGCCGGGGGTCTACCCCGCAGGCCGACTAGACCGGGATAGCGAAGGGCTGATGCTTTTGACCGATGATGGCAAATTGCAGGCGCGGATTTCCGATCCCAAGTTCAAGATGCCGAAAACCTATCTGGTTCAGATTGAAGGTGAAGTGAGTGATGCAAGCCTCGGCCAATTGCGCCAAGGTGTTCGATTGAAGGACGGTTTGACCCGGCCCGCTGATGTCGAACAGATCCCTGCACCGTCGCTATGGCCACGTGATCCACCAGTACGGTTTCGCAAGACGGTGCCTGATTGCTGGTTGAAACTGACGATCAGGGAAGGGCGTAACCGGCAAGTCCGCAGGATGACGGCGGCCGTCGGTCATCCGACGCTGAGGCTGGTGCGGTGGCGTATTGGTGACTGGTCGCTGGACGAGCTGCAGCCCGGTGAATGGCGCAAAATCGACCTGTAG
- a CDS encoding L,D-transpeptidase family protein, with translation MTKQIAMRISAAILIVVGFSVLGLIALGLVRAFAAKPIAAEPLPAVTVLEEKVAVEAVAMDAEQEEAAMLPETVSNSPFVVKRILQIDEPFVHGYYKWDDEGVPDGEIVITVDLKAESISVFRDGYEIGAAVIKFGDALKPTPTGVFPITQKSKDHISNIYHVPMPYMLRLTNDGIAIHAAEVKWGYGTRGCIGVPEEFARLLFEQVELGDRVIVTNGKRLGLGEPIVAG, from the coding sequence ATGACAAAGCAGATAGCGATGCGGATCAGCGCGGCGATATTGATAGTGGTCGGCTTTTCTGTTCTGGGCCTGATCGCTCTTGGTCTTGTTCGTGCCTTTGCTGCAAAACCGATAGCCGCGGAGCCTCTGCCGGCGGTTACGGTATTGGAAGAGAAAGTGGCCGTCGAGGCTGTGGCGATGGATGCCGAGCAGGAGGAGGCAGCAATGCTCCCCGAGACTGTTTCGAATTCTCCTTTTGTCGTCAAACGTATCCTGCAGATCGACGAGCCGTTCGTGCATGGTTATTACAAGTGGGATGATGAAGGGGTGCCGGATGGTGAGATCGTTATCACTGTCGATCTGAAAGCGGAATCGATATCAGTCTTCCGTGATGGCTATGAAATCGGGGCGGCAGTGATCAAATTTGGCGATGCATTGAAACCAACACCGACCGGTGTTTTCCCGATTACCCAAAAGAGCAAGGATCATATCTCCAACATCTATCATGTGCCGATGCCCTATATGTTGCGGCTGACCAATGACGGGATCGCGATTCATGCCGCAGAGGTGAAATGGGGCTATGGCACGCGTGGTTGTATCGGCGTGCCGGAAGAATTTGCGCGTCTATTGTTCGAGCAAGTCGAACTTGGCGACCGGGTGATCGTAACCAATGGCAAAAGGCTGGGACTTGGTGAACCGATTGTGGCGGGCTGA
- a CDS encoding JmjC domain-containing protein, with translation MNLTNFDIDTFLRDYWQQKPLLIKNSWDGWSDPLEPDDLAGLACEQGVESRLITQTGDNPDLPWVLEHGPFAESRFSKLDHKRWTLLVQAVDHYVPEIAALIEPFRFIPNWRIDDVMVSYAADGGGVGPHFDQYDVFLIQGSGRRRWQVGGHCDENSELLFHNDLRLLADFDATAEWICEPGDILYVPPGIAHNGVAVGDDCMTYSIGFRAPARSELIGYWADDLLADMQDDDRYCDPKLKVLNNPGEIPADALDQLHAMITEKLNDRDAFAMWFGQYSSTPKYPDVDWQPDEPLQMLQLQKYLARGLQLYRNPASRFSFIREPSQIHLFVDGKQFNCTGESAIFAETLCAQSAMHMEQKWARSDKVQTLISELYGLGSISFAPLDQD, from the coding sequence ATGAACCTAACGAATTTTGATATCGACACTTTCCTTCGGGACTATTGGCAGCAGAAACCTCTGTTGATCAAAAACTCTTGGGACGGCTGGAGCGATCCGCTTGAACCGGATGATCTGGCCGGCCTTGCGTGCGAACAGGGCGTGGAGTCACGGCTGATAACCCAAACCGGGGATAATCCCGATCTGCCTTGGGTACTGGAGCACGGACCCTTTGCTGAATCGCGATTCAGCAAGCTTGATCACAAGCGCTGGACGCTGCTGGTGCAGGCCGTTGATCATTATGTACCGGAAATTGCCGCACTGATCGAACCGTTTCGTTTTATACCAAACTGGCGTATCGATGACGTGATGGTAAGTTACGCTGCCGATGGCGGCGGTGTCGGGCCGCATTTCGATCAATATGACGTATTTCTGATCCAGGGATCGGGACGCCGGCGATGGCAAGTCGGCGGCCACTGTGATGAAAATTCAGAATTGCTATTCCATAATGATTTGCGGCTGCTGGCCGATTTTGATGCCACCGCCGAATGGATATGCGAACCCGGTGATATTCTTTATGTACCGCCCGGTATTGCTCATAACGGGGTTGCTGTAGGGGATGATTGCATGACCTATTCCATCGGTTTTCGGGCGCCGGCACGTAGCGAGCTAATCGGATATTGGGCCGATGATCTGCTCGCGGATATGCAGGATGATGATCGCTATTGTGATCCGAAACTGAAGGTCCTGAACAATCCGGGCGAGATTCCGGCGGACGCTCTGGACCAGCTACACGCGATGATCACAGAGAAGTTGAACGATCGGGATGCGTTTGCGATGTGGTTCGGACAGTATAGCAGCACGCCGAAATATCCCGACGTCGACTGGCAACCCGATGAACCCCTTCAGATGCTTCAATTGCAGAAATATTTGGCGCGCGGGCTTCAGCTTTATCGCAATCCGGCCAGCCGTTTTTCTTTCATACGGGAGCCTTCGCAAATCCATCTATTTGTCGATGGAAAGCAATTTAATTGCACCGGGGAAAGCGCGATATTTGCTGAAACTTTGTGCGCGCAAAGCGCGATGCACATGGAACAGAAATGGGCACGGTCTGACAAGGTTCAGACGCTGATTTCGGAGCTCTACGGTCTCGGAAGTATTTCATTCGCTCCGCTGGATCAGGACTAG
- the rsmD gene encoding 16S rRNA (guanine(966)-N(2))-methyltransferase RsmD, which translates to MRIIAGEWRGRKLVAPKGETTRPTADRTRERLFSMLTSRLGDFADLQVLDLFSGSGALGLEALSRGAAHCTFVEQDREALKALEKNIDTLGAKADVRIGSVLALGPARKSYDLILMDPPYDTGAGAVALDKLGRQSWFAPSSWIAIETSRKEEISVKGFTLESQRESGKARLHIMRPA; encoded by the coding sequence ATGCGGATAATCGCAGGCGAATGGCGTGGACGAAAATTGGTTGCCCCCAAGGGTGAAACTACCCGCCCCACCGCCGACCGCACACGGGAACGGTTATTTTCCATGCTCACAAGCCGGTTGGGCGATTTTGCCGATTTGCAGGTGCTGGATCTGTTCTCCGGTTCCGGTGCGTTAGGATTGGAAGCGTTATCGCGCGGCGCTGCGCATTGTACTTTTGTTGAGCAAGACCGTGAAGCGCTTAAGGCTTTAGAAAAAAATATTGATACGCTCGGTGCAAAGGCGGATGTTCGGATCGGTTCGGTCCTGGCACTCGGGCCAGCGCGCAAATCCTATGACCTGATCCTGATGGATCCGCCTTATGATACCGGTGCAGGAGCGGTCGCCCTGGATAAGCTTGGTCGCCAAAGCTGGTTCGCGCCATCAAGCTGGATTGCGATAGAAACCTCTCGCAAGGAAGAGATTAGTGTAAAAGGCTTTACGTTGGAAAGCCAACGCGAAAGCGGTAAGGCAAGGCTCCATATTATGCGACCCGCCTGA
- a CDS encoding pseudouridine synthase: MTDKESGKIYKAKPTRGAKQQPAKAKPPEAQVREGQRIAKLLARAGVASRREIERMIGEERIALNGVTVEHPSLLLKNLTGITVDGKPVAEPAPAKLFRFHKPNGYITAERDASGKKTIYDVLPQDMERIMPIGRLDLNTEGLLLMTTDGEFKREMELPKTGVERTYRARTFGDITQNQLEDLYRGITIEGMRYGPIEANLERRTGRNQWIEMTLTEGKNREVRRVLEHLGLKVSRLIRTRYGPFVLGDLAKGEIEAVRRHDLVIFRKTLK, translated from the coding sequence ATGACCGATAAAGAATCAGGCAAAATTTATAAGGCCAAACCAACGCGCGGTGCAAAGCAGCAACCGGCCAAGGCCAAGCCGCCCGAAGCACAAGTGCGCGAAGGACAGCGCATCGCCAAATTGCTGGCTCGCGCCGGCGTCGCGTCTCGCCGTGAAATCGAACGCATGATTGGCGAGGAACGGATCGCCCTTAACGGCGTGACCGTCGAACACCCTTCCTTACTGCTCAAGAACCTCACCGGAATCACCGTCGACGGCAAACCAGTTGCTGAACCCGCGCCCGCCAAGCTGTTTCGTTTTCACAAGCCCAATGGATATATCACCGCCGAACGTGATGCTTCGGGCAAGAAAACCATCTATGATGTTCTGCCTCAGGATATGGAACGGATCATGCCAATCGGTCGGCTCGATCTCAACACTGAAGGCTTGCTGTTGATGACTACGGATGGCGAGTTTAAGCGCGAGATGGAACTGCCCAAAACCGGGGTTGAGCGTACCTATCGCGCACGAACTTTTGGGGACATCACGCAAAACCAGCTCGAAGATCTGTATCGCGGCATTACAATCGAGGGCATGCGCTATGGTCCGATTGAAGCCAATCTGGAGCGCCGCACCGGGCGCAACCAATGGATTGAAATGACCCTTACCGAAGGCAAAAATCGTGAAGTTCGCCGTGTTCTCGAACATCTCGGCCTCAAAGTGTCACGTCTCATCCGTACCCGTTATGGCCCATTTGTGCTGGGCGATCTGGCCAAGGGCGAAATTGAAGCGGTGCGTCGCCATGATCTGGTTATATTTCGGAAGACTTTGAAATGA
- a CDS encoding GMC family oxidoreductase — protein MIVDLRASDPSTRFEADICIVGSGAAGITLARRLDAAGLRVLLLESGGIDFEPDIQALADGPSTGHDYYPLADSRLRFFGGTTAIWGGRCAELNPSDLERRDWVPHSGWPISFEELRPYYDSARWLLGLPARQSSDDLWPQLGRQPPAFAQEGLTTDFWQFTPQTERFTLRKCHDLVKSDTVRILLHATVTAISTNDGDGQVNGLTVSDISGRTAYITAKQYVLAAGGIDNARLLLASGIGNSHDQVGRYFMEHPHARGGRMVQGRFTELLKSLHGRMRDRNGYLHAALIRPSLAMQKRKAILNSGFTLAVRQHADANMVAPVKAYNGFKHALSPTKANRSLWLNVKKASTRINEWAGSLRPRALMAMGWELSAIIRAEQAPNPQSRVILAKETDALGMPLAELDWRFSALDKRSVKIMMQSFAEELERLKIGRFDPAPWLDDAATLWTTDPLISAHAKGGYHHMGTTRMSASPRDGVVDATCRVHGLGNLYVAGSSVFVTSGWANPTLGIMALSLRLADHLAEQAARMTKSVSMAKA, from the coding sequence GTGATAGTTGACCTGAGGGCGTCCGACCCCTCGACGCGTTTCGAAGCGGACATTTGTATCGTTGGATCAGGTGCTGCCGGCATTACGCTGGCGCGTCGTCTGGATGCGGCGGGTCTGCGGGTCTTGCTACTGGAAAGCGGCGGGATCGACTTTGAGCCTGATATTCAGGCGCTGGCGGATGGACCGTCAACCGGCCATGACTATTATCCGTTAGCGGATTCGCGGTTACGCTTTTTTGGTGGAACGACCGCCATCTGGGGTGGCCGCTGTGCTGAGCTCAACCCGTCGGACCTGGAACGCCGCGACTGGGTGCCGCATAGTGGCTGGCCGATCTCTTTCGAAGAACTGCGGCCTTACTATGACAGTGCCCGGTGGCTGCTCGGATTGCCTGCCCGCCAATCTTCGGACGATCTATGGCCGCAACTCGGCCGTCAACCACCCGCATTTGCACAAGAAGGCCTGACCACCGATTTCTGGCAATTCACGCCGCAGACCGAGCGTTTTACCCTGCGGAAATGCCATGATCTAGTGAAAAGTGATACCGTCCGTATATTGCTGCACGCTACGGTGACCGCTATCAGCACCAACGATGGCGACGGTCAGGTCAATGGGCTGACTGTTAGCGATATTTCTGGCCGGACAGCGTATATCACCGCGAAGCAATATGTACTGGCGGCCGGCGGAATTGACAATGCCCGGCTGCTCCTCGCATCCGGCATTGGCAATAGTCATGATCAGGTCGGCCGCTATTTCATGGAACATCCTCATGCCCGCGGTGGACGGATGGTACAGGGCAGATTTACAGAGTTGCTCAAAAGCCTTCATGGTCGCATGCGAGACCGCAATGGCTATCTTCATGCAGCCTTGATCAGGCCATCATTGGCCATGCAGAAACGGAAAGCTATTTTGAACAGCGGCTTCACCCTTGCCGTCCGTCAGCATGCAGACGCAAATATGGTCGCACCAGTAAAAGCATATAATGGCTTTAAACATGCGCTCTCGCCGACCAAAGCCAATCGATCGCTTTGGCTCAATGTCAAAAAGGCCTCGACCCGGATCAATGAATGGGCTGGATCGCTGCGACCGCGGGCACTCATGGCGATGGGCTGGGAACTCAGCGCGATCATCCGGGCCGAGCAGGCACCCAATCCACAAAGTCGGGTCATATTGGCAAAGGAAACTGATGCGCTTGGCATGCCTTTGGCTGAGTTGGACTGGCGTTTCAGTGCGCTCGACAAACGAAGTGTAAAGATCATGATGCAGTCCTTTGCGGAGGAGCTCGAACGTCTGAAGATCGGCCGGTTTGATCCCGCTCCCTGGCTGGATGATGCAGCGACGCTATGGACAACCGATCCGCTAATATCCGCCCATGCCAAGGGTGGTTATCATCATATGGGTACCACCCGCATGTCCGCATCACCCCGGGATGGTGTTGTCGATGCGACCTGCCGGGTACATGGTCTCGGCAACCTCTACGTTGCAGGCAGTTCGGTTTTCGTCACGTCGGGATGGGCCAATCCAACTCTCGGAATTATGGCACTTAGCTTGCGTCTCGCCGACCATCTGGCGGAACAGGCTGCGCGAATGACCAAAAGCGTTTCAATGGCAAAGGCCTGA
- a CDS encoding ATP-dependent helicase: MPAESDPPYVRGLNAPQRDAVLTTEGPVLVLAGAGTGKTAALTRRLAHLVYSRKAWPSEILAVTFTNKAAREMKERIGTIVGDAVEGMPWLGTFHSIGAKMLRRHAELVGLQSNFTILDTDDQLRLLKQLIQAEELDEKRWPARSLAGLIDQWKNRGLNPTDLDANENERYANGRGQEFYAAYQARLKTLNACDFGDLLLHILNLLKTDREILKLYQERFKYILVDEYQDTNSSQYLWLRLLAQERKNICCVGDDDQSIYSWRGAEVANILRFEKDFPDAKVVKLEQNYRSTPHILAAASALIANNSGRLGKTLWTEEEDGEKVQVTGVWDGPEEARRTGEEMESLQHKDVSLNDMAILVRAQFQTREFEDRFISIGMPYKIIGGFRFYERAEIRDALAYLRVIAQPADDLAFERIVNVPKRGLGDKTVEKIHRLARAQAIPLAAAALSICDTDELPARARTTLQELMRSFARWRSNADEVPHAELAQIVLDECGYTTMLQADRTPEAAGRLENLTELTRAMEEYETLGDFLEHVSLVMDNDASDDEAKVTIMTMHGAKGLEYDYVFCAGWEEGVFPSQRSLDEGGIASLEEERRLAYVAITRARKKCTIFHAANRRIYGQWTSSIPSRFIGELPPEHIEEETSMMGGESLWRANWSERADPFADSARGSTRGPGWKRARNTGSFDSTPKNIKEARRSAVSLGNKGRDDITVGMRVFHTKFGYGEVMEKEGNKLEIQFEKSGQKRVLDSFVEVT, encoded by the coding sequence ATGCCCGCCGAAAGCGATCCACCCTATGTGCGGGGATTAAATGCACCGCAGCGTGACGCTGTGCTGACTACTGAGGGACCTGTGCTGGTGCTGGCCGGTGCTGGTACCGGCAAAACCGCTGCTCTAACCCGGCGATTGGCGCATCTGGTCTATTCGCGCAAGGCTTGGCCGTCCGAGATTCTGGCGGTGACCTTCACCAACAAGGCAGCGCGGGAGATGAAAGAGCGGATTGGCACGATTGTGGGTGATGCCGTCGAAGGCATGCCATGGCTCGGAACGTTCCACAGCATTGGTGCGAAAATGCTGCGCCGCCATGCTGAACTGGTCGGCTTGCAAAGCAATTTCACGATTTTGGACACAGATGACCAATTGCGGCTGCTGAAGCAGTTGATACAGGCCGAGGAACTCGACGAAAAACGCTGGCCCGCTCGCTCTCTTGCTGGTTTGATCGATCAATGGAAGAATCGCGGACTGAATCCCACTGATCTCGATGCCAATGAAAACGAGCGCTATGCCAATGGCCGCGGTCAGGAGTTTTATGCGGCCTATCAGGCGCGGCTAAAGACACTAAATGCCTGCGATTTCGGTGATCTGCTGCTTCATATCCTGAACCTGCTCAAAACCGATCGCGAGATTTTGAAGCTCTACCAGGAACGTTTCAAATATATACTTGTCGACGAATATCAGGACACGAATAGCAGCCAGTATCTCTGGCTTAGGTTGCTGGCGCAGGAGCGCAAGAATATCTGCTGTGTCGGCGATGATGACCAGTCCATTTATAGCTGGCGCGGCGCCGAGGTCGCCAATATCCTGCGCTTTGAAAAGGATTTTCCTGATGCCAAAGTTGTCAAGCTGGAGCAGAATTATCGCTCCACGCCGCATATTCTTGCCGCTGCATCTGCCTTAATTGCGAATAATAGCGGACGCCTTGGAAAAACACTCTGGACCGAGGAAGAAGACGGCGAAAAGGTGCAGGTCACCGGTGTCTGGGATGGTCCGGAAGAAGCAAGACGTACCGGCGAGGAAATGGAAAGCCTGCAGCATAAGGATGTTTCGCTGAACGACATGGCGATTCTCGTCCGCGCACAATTCCAAACACGCGAGTTTGAGGACCGATTTATCTCCATCGGCATGCCCTACAAGATTATCGGCGGCTTTCGCTTCTATGAGCGTGCGGAGATTCGGGACGCCCTCGCCTATCTGCGGGTCATAGCGCAACCCGCAGACGATCTCGCCTTTGAACGTATCGTCAATGTACCCAAACGCGGGCTTGGTGATAAAACTGTGGAAAAAATCCACCGGCTCGCGCGGGCGCAAGCTATTCCGCTGGCCGCCGCCGCTTTGAGCATCTGTGATACCGACGAGTTGCCAGCACGGGCCAGAACCACTCTTCAGGAGCTAATGCGCAGTTTTGCAAGGTGGCGCTCCAATGCGGATGAAGTACCCCATGCGGAGCTAGCACAGATTGTCCTTGATGAATGCGGCTATACTACGATGTTGCAAGCAGACCGAACGCCAGAAGCTGCCGGCCGGCTGGAAAACCTCACCGAGCTGACTCGGGCAATGGAAGAATATGAAACGCTTGGCGACTTCCTCGAACATGTCAGCCTCGTCATGGACAATGACGCATCCGATGATGAGGCCAAGGTCACGATCATGACCATGCATGGTGCCAAGGGCCTGGAATATGATTATGTCTTCTGTGCCGGATGGGAGGAAGGTGTGTTCCCCTCCCAGCGCAGTCTTGATGAAGGCGGAATAGCCAGTCTCGAGGAAGAACGTCGCCTCGCTTATGTTGCGATCACGCGGGCCAGAAAGAAATGCACCATATTCCATGCCGCCAATCGTCGGATTTACGGACAATGGACCAGTTCCATTCCTTCCCGTTTCATCGGTGAACTGCCGCCGGAACATATTGAAGAGGAAACCAGCATGATGGGCGGCGAAAGCCTGTGGCGCGCCAACTGGTCGGAGCGCGCAGATCCCTTTGCCGATTCCGCACGCGGATCCACACGAGGACCTGGGTGGAAACGAGCGCGCAATACCGGCAGTTTCGATAGCACGCCCAAAAACATCAAAGAAGCGCGGCGCAGCGCAGTCTCATTGGGCAATAAAGGACGTGATGATATCACCGTCGGCATGCGTGTTTTTCATACCAAGTTCGGCTATGGCGAAGTGATGGAAAAAGAAGGCAATAAGCTTGAAATCCAATTTGAAAAAAGCGGGCAGAAACGCGTGCTTGATAGTTTTGTGGAAGTGACCTGA
- a CDS encoding DUF1223 domain-containing protein: MRKLILPAMIAATAFAGFMGAQIAQSSSEASAQATTPATPDGAKAFGDETVSPNPVVVELFTSQGCSSCPPADMLASRLAKDDSLLVISRPVTYWDRLGWKDTLAREGNTRLQRSYASNGKTGSGVYTPQVIINGGGGAVGSREGDIRSLVRLAKNDAGPIIEANRDESGDVTVTIKGQSRYMAGVSLLALSSSETVQIGRGENGGRKLHYTNVVKNERNLGSWDGSSMRVKLSDEDLDVPGADKYAIIVQRPGAGTIVGAKLLDI; encoded by the coding sequence ATGCGTAAATTAATATTGCCGGCAATGATCGCAGCTACTGCATTTGCAGGCTTTATGGGTGCCCAAATCGCCCAGTCATCGAGTGAGGCCTCCGCACAAGCAACGACACCCGCAACGCCTGATGGCGCGAAAGCCTTTGGCGACGAGACGGTTTCCCCCAATCCGGTCGTCGTTGAATTGTTCACCAGCCAGGGATGTTCATCCTGCCCTCCTGCAGATATGCTAGCTTCCCGACTAGCGAAAGATGACTCCCTGCTGGTGATTTCGCGGCCTGTTACCTATTGGGACCGCCTCGGTTGGAAAGATACGCTGGCGCGGGAAGGCAATACCCGACTGCAACGCTCTTATGCGAGCAACGGCAAGACCGGATCGGGTGTGTATACACCGCAGGTTATCATCAATGGTGGCGGAGGAGCAGTGGGCTCGCGCGAGGGTGATATCCGATCTCTGGTCCGGTTGGCCAAAAACGATGCCGGCCCTATCATTGAAGCCAATCGCGATGAAAGCGGTGACGTGACAGTGACGATCAAGGGTCAGTCACGCTATATGGCAGGTGTTTCGCTATTGGCCTTGAGTTCATCGGAAACCGTGCAGATCGGTCGCGGCGAAAATGGCGGACGGAAGCTGCATTACACCAATGTCGTGAAAAACGAACGCAATCTCGGCAGCTGGGACGGTAGCTCGATGCGCGTCAAACTTTCGGATGAGGACCTGGATGTCCCTGGTGCCGATAAATATGCGATAATCGTCCAACGTCCCGGCGCAGGTACAATAGTTGGCGCCAAGCTGCTCGATATTTAG